A DNA window from Zerene cesonia ecotype Mississippi chromosome 28, Zerene_cesonia_1.1, whole genome shotgun sequence contains the following coding sequences:
- the LOC119837676 gene encoding proline-rich protein HaeIII subfamily 1-like — protein MMNPQYPPPGQNNNAPNNPLGFPPSQDFNGIQNANFSQIPPNGPQMGKDDMSQKMQNMNLNGPQGFNIPTSQLPPGQFPPNFPPTSNFNMQGPPQQFPPGRPANNAPQFPPSMGAPPTSTQGPQFNQPQMPPSSMQPPKPMQQGPQGLQLPNSGMTPFGQGPPTSQPGMNQQQMRPPGQGPPGSQMPPGSGFQNRQLPGQGPNFSQSNSMPGLQQPLTSQPGFQGPPRPESQGPPPSFPQPGQGMPPSKGGLPAPPSSQAQPGLPPQQGLQGIPPQPMTSQPNMQRQGMPPPAIPPQQSQSHPGMAPQPGWNTTSI, from the exons ATGATGAATCCACAATACCCGCCCCCCGGGCAGAACAACAACGCACCAAATAACCCCTTAGGCTTTCCTCCATCCCAAGATTTTAACGGCATTCAAAATGCAAACTTTAGTCAAATACCACCAAATGGTCCTCAAATGGGCAAAGATGATATGTCACAGAAAATGCAAAATATGAACCTCAATGGGCCACAAGGTTTCAATATTCCAACATCACAACTCCCTCCTGGACAGTTTCCACCAAACTTCCCTCCAAcatctaattttaatatgcaaGGCCCCCCCCAGCAGTTCCCTCCTGGTAGACCGGCGAACAATGCTCCGCAATTTCCACCTTCGATGGGTGCCCCGCCTACATCCACCCAGGGTCCTCAATTCAACCAACCCCAAATGCCACCGTCATCAATGCAACCTCCCAAACCGATGCAGCAAGGTCCACAGGGGTTACAACTTCCAAATTCAGGGATGACTCCATTTGGTCAGGGTCCGCCAACTAGTCAACCCGGCATGAATCAGCAGCAAATGAGGCCACCGGGCCAAGGACCACCAGGTTCTCAAATGCCTCCAGGTTCAGGATTCCAAAATCGTCAATTACCTGGTCAGGGTCCAAATTTTTCGCAATCAAATTCCATGCCCGGCTTGCAACAGCCGCTAACAAGCCAACCTGGCTTTCAAGGACCACCTAGACCTGAATCTCAAGGACCTCCACCTAGTTTTCCTCAACCTGGACAAGGAATGCCTCCAAGTAAAGGTGGCTTACCGGCTCCACCTAGTTCTCAAGCGCAACCTGGCCTACCTCCACAACAAGGTCTTCAAGGCATACCTCCTCAACCCATGACGTCGCAACCAAATATGCAACGGCAAGGCATGCCACCACCAGCCATACCCCCACAACAGAGCCAATCACATCCAGGCATGGCTCCACAGCCCG GCTGGAATACCACCTCAATCTAG
- the LOC119837540 gene encoding protein transport protein Sec24C — MPHMPPPLSQQRQFPGQNQPGYGAPPGPPTNAQYPGMPPMPQQTGYQPNSGYPPQQFPGQQPSYGQQFQQPPQKRLDPDQMPSPIQVMADDQQNRSGVFVTNDKGLVPPLVTTDFIVDDKGNASPRFIRSSMYSVPVTADLLKQTAMPFCLVISPMADTLGSEPEPPLIDFAALTGSPSMGPVRCSRCKAYICPNMKFIDAGRHFKCAFCKATTEVPMEYTQYINTMQQYGRVPAEMALGAYEIVATEQYCRNNTLPKPPAVIFVIDVSYNSVKSGLLATICDNIMDIIESMPKDEQTGECKTRIGFITYSSTVHFYNIKESLAAPQMLSVGDVGDMFVPLLEGLLAPAGPTPVIKTLLEQLPIIFADTKTTEITLLPAVQAGLEALKAADTCGQLLVFHTTLPTYNAPGKLINREDRKLLGTDKEKQILAPQTTAYNELGQACSAAGVCVQLFLCNNAYADAATVGQLARLTGGQLHKYTYFTAELDGPRLMWDVRRVLTRSAAHDAVMRVRTSTGVRATDFYGHFFMSNTTDVELAAIDSDKAIGVEIKHDDKLTGEEGVYVQAALLYTHRSGARRLRVLNLALAVAHQLADVYRAAELDTMLNFLTKQAVWALREAAPRAVREGLTARCARSLAAYRRHCASPSSAGQLVLPESMKLLPLYTSCLLRSDAVAGGPDLTCDDRSCAMYRALAADVSSSVVYTYPRLLPLHALPERPAPLRATIDKMSDRGVYLLENGVHMLIWIGSQACPEFVRDVFGERLDAQVCELPDRDNERSRAARELVRNARELRRSAMRLTIMRQHDKLEAVLRHFLVEDRGVDGSSSYVDYLCHIHKEIRNLL, encoded by the exons ATGCCTCACATGCCGCCGCCGTTGTCTCAGCAAAGACAATTTCCGGGGCAAAATCAGCCCGGATATGGAGCGCCGCCTGGTCCACCCACAAACGCTCAATATCCAG GCATGCCTCCGATGCCGCAACAAACGGGCTACCAGCCCAACTCTGGCTATCCGCCGCAACAGTTCCCCGGACAACAGCCGAGCTACGGACAACAGTTTCAACAGCCGCCACAAAAACGTCTCGATCCCGATCAAATGCCCAGCCCA ATACAAGTAATGGCTGATGACCAGCAAAATCGCAGTGGAGTGTTTGTGACCAATGATAAGGGTCTGGTACCTCCTCTAGTGACCACCGACTTCATTGTGGACGATAAGGGGAATGCTA GTCCGAGATTTATCCGAAGCTCTATGTACAGTGTGCCCGTGACAGCTGACTTGCTCAAGCAGACAGCGATGCCCTTCTGTTTGGTG ATCTCGCCAATGGCGGATACATTGGGTTCAGAGCCCGAGCCGCCACTTATAGACTTCGCCGCGTTAACCGGCTCGCCGAGTATGGGGCCGGTGAGGTGTAGCCGCTGCAAGGCATACATATGCCCTAATATGAAGTTCATAGATGCTGGAAGACATTTTAAGTGCGCCTTCTGTAAGGCCACTACTGAAG TGCCAATGGAGTACACACAGTACATAAACACGATGCAGCAGTACGGACGCGTGCCCGCCGAAATGGCGCTCGGCGCGTATGAAATAGTAGCCACGGAGCAGTATTGTCGG AACAACACGCTGCCGAAGCCGCCGGCGGTTATATTCGTGATCGACGTGTCCTACAACTCAGTGAAGAGCGGCCTGCTGGCCACCATCTGTGACAACATCATGGACATTATTGAG TCGATGCCAAAGGACGAGCAGACGGGCGAATGCAAGACGCGCATCGGTTTCATCACGTACAGTTCCACGGTTCATTTCTACAACATTAAG GAGTCTCTAGCGGCCCCCCAGATGCTGTCCGTGGGCGACGTGGGCGACATGTTCGTGCCCCTGCTGGAGGGGCTGCTGGCCCCGGCGGGCCCCACGCCGGTCATCAAGACTCTGCTGGAACAGCTGCCGATCATATTCGCGGACACCAAGACCACGGAGATCACGTTGCTGCCGGCTGTTCAG GCGGGTCTTGAAGCCCTGAAAGCGGCGGACACCTGCGGCCAGCTGCTGGTGTTCCACACCACGCTGCCGACGTACAACGCGCCTGGGAAGCTCATCAACAGGGAGGACAGGAAACTGCTGGGAACCGATAAGGAGAAGCAGATTTTGG CGCCGCAGACGACGGCGTACAACGAGCTGGGGCAGGCGTGCTCGGCGGCCGGCGTGTGCGTGCAGCTGTTCCTGTGCAACAACGCGTACGCGGACGCGGCCACCGTCGGCCAGCTCGCGCGCCTCACCGGCGGCCAGCTGCACAAGTACACCTACTTCACG GCGGAGCTGGACGGGCCGCGCCTGATGTGGGACGTGCGGCGCGTGCTCACGCGCAGCGCGGCGCACGACGCCGTCATGCGCGTGCGCACCTCCACCGGCGTGCGGGCCACCGACTTCTACGGACACTTCTTTATGTCCAACACCACCGACGTCGAACTGGCGGCTATCG ACTCGGACAAGGCGATAGGCGTGGAGATAAAGCACGACGACAAGCTGACCGGCGAGGAGGGCGTGTACGTGCAGGCGGCGCTGCTGTACACGCACCGCTCGGGCGCGCGCCGCCTGCGCGTGCTCAACCTGGCGCTCGCCGTGGCGCACCAGCTCGCCGACGTGTACCGCGCCGCCGAGCTCGACACCATGCTCAACTTCCTCACCAAGCAAG CGGTGTGGGCGCTGCGCGAGGCGGCGCCGCGCGCGGTGCGCGAGGGGCTGACGGCGCGGTGCGCGCGCTCGCTGGCCGCGTACCGGCGCCACTGCGCCTCGCCCTCCTCCGCGGGACAGCTCGTGCTGCCCGAGTCCATGAAGCTGCTGCCGCTCTACACCAGCTGCCTGCTGCGCTCCGACGCCGTCGCGGGAG GACCGGACCTGACGTGCGACGACCGGTCGTGCGCGATGTACCGCGCGCTGGCGGCGGACGTGAGCTCGTCGGTCGTGTACACGTACCCGCGCCTGCTGCCGCTGCACGCGCTGCCCGAGCGGCCCGCCCCGCTGCGGGCCACCATCGACAAGATGAGCGACCGGGGCGTCTACCTGCTTG AAAATGGCGTGCACATGCTAATCTGGATCGGCTCGCAAGCGTGCCCGGAGTTCGTGCGCGACGTGTTCGGCGAGCGGCTCGACGCGCAAGTGTGCGAGCTGCCCGACAGGGACAACGAGCGCAGCCGCGCCGCCAGGGAGCTCGTGCGCAACGCGAGGGAGCTGCGCAGGAGTGCCATGCGG CTAACAATAATGCGACAGCACGACAAGTTGGAGGCGGTGCTGCGCCACTTCCTGGTGGAAGACCGCGGCGTGGACGGCAGCTCCAGCTACGTGGACTACCTCTGCCACATACACAAGGAGATACGCAACCTGCTCTAG